In a single window of the Diachasmimorpha longicaudata isolate KC_UGA_2023 chromosome 16, iyDiaLong2, whole genome shotgun sequence genome:
- the LOC135170188 gene encoding uncharacterized protein LOC135170188: MSGLCGIWNRQFDQHSSDDNYRWAMRIPRLVLGALGIWPEMGNSGIKFVICLAIYFVFIVVPRVIIMFDEEEDVRNRFLNISTSVYDISIATIAVLFYCKSHGVRSMLGEVRDIWKSPLSREDTIVLHYYARFSMKILTVYGIIEIVVYLDVLIDINASSLAAIIKGEQWSANHYWYRSVSSNVLINVLWAAACSIAVGLSWIFFDGTLIAYIVLISHTSAQLKMLGNRISKYQGRINHSSDGDTSASMYGGGIECNCLKCIVETQVQIWNFLKKVEDHFQMALLMILFVAILYGCMGGFLAAELLIKQEYVKALVELVWSLTVYVGITLSCWVVDICQENSRSLGEVAYSIQWTTKNPKISRDLLFIIRQSAIPLKLTVGKCYTPSLILVRKSIFTTLSYTSSLLATSNLHTNN; this comes from the exons ATGTCGGGACTCTGTGGAATATGGAATCGCCAATTTGATCAGCATTCAAGTGATGATAATTATCGGTGGGCCATGCGAATTCCTCGCTTAGTACTTGGTGCTCTTGGTATCTGGCCAGAGATGGGAAATAGTGGAATAAAATTCGTCATTTGCCTTGcgatttattttgtatttatagTTGTTCCGCGAGTCATCATAATGTTCGACGAGGAAGAAGATGTGCGGAACCGTTTTCTTAATATCAGTACTTCGGTctacgatatttccatagCAACTATTGCGGTTCTTTTCTATTGCAAATCACATGGTGTCCGGTCTATGTTGGGAGAAGTTCGAGATATTTGGAAGTCGCCTTTGTCCAGGGAGGATACCATAGTTTTGCATTACTATGCTCgtttttcgatgaaaattctAACTGTATATGGAATAATAGAGATCGTAGTATACCTGG atgttttgatTGATATCAATGCAAGTTCACTCGCGGCAATAATTAAAGGAGAACAATGGTCAGCAAATCATTACTGGTACCGGTCCGTCTCCTCCAATGTACTCATCAATGTTTTATGGGCTGCCGCGTGCAGCATTGCGGTGGGTCTAAGCTGGATATTCTTTGACGGAACGCTGATCGCGTACATTGTTCTGATCTCCCACACTAGTGCACAGCTAAAAATGTTGGGAAACAGGATAAGTAAATATCAAGGGAGAATCAATCATTCATCAGACGGGGATACCTCTGCGAGTATGTACGGAGGTGGCATAGAGTGTAATTGTTTAAAGTGTATTGTTGAAACTCAGGttcaaatttggaattttctgaagaaaGTTGAGGATCATTTTCAAATGGCTCTCCTCATGATCTTATTTGTAGCGATACTTTACGGCTGTATGGGAGGATTCTTAGCTGCAGag TTGTTAATAAAACAGGAGTATGTAAAAGCTCTAGTGGAGCTTGTATGGTCACTGACCGTTTACGTGGGAATAACTTTAAGCTGTTGGGTCGTGGACATATGTCAAGAAAACAGCCGCTCCCTCGGTGAAGTTGCTTATTCTATTCAATGGACaacgaaaaatccaaaaatttcaCGGGATCTGCTGTTTATCATTCGACAATCGGCAATTCCTCTGAAACTTACGGTGGGAAAGTGCTACACACCTTCTCTGATTCTGGTGAGGAAG TCTATTTTTACAACACTGTCATACACATCATCCCTGCTAGCTACCTCAAATCTGCACACCAATAATTAA
- the LOC135169892 gene encoding uncharacterized protein LOC135169892 yields the protein MRKYEGRINHSSAEDGPGNRYKDDVQGGCNCLKCIVEFHLEIWKFIKKMEDYFHIVMLLSLSTSAVYGCMGGFLISEMLTNKLYAKALGRIFWLISVHAGMTLSYWLTEICQQNSYSLGEAAYSIQWTAKDPKISRDLLFIIRQSRIPLKFKVGKYYVPSLHLLRKFIFTILSYTSSLVAIASRETRN from the exons ATGAGGAAATATGAAGGGAGAATCAATCATTCATCAGCAGAGGATGGTCCTGGGAACAGGTATAAGGATGACGTGCAAGGGGGATGTAATTGTTTAAAGTGCATCGTTGAATTTCACCTTGAAATTTGgaagtttataaaaaaaatggaagattACTTTCATATAGTTATGCTTCTGTCCTTATCTACATCGGCGGTCTACGGTTGCATGGGAGGATTCTTAATTTCAGAG ATGCTGACGAATAAACTATATGCAAAAGCGTTGGGGAGAATTTTTTGGCTCATAAGTGTTCACGCTGGAATGACCCTGAGCTATTGGCTGACCGAAATATGTCAACAAAATAGTTATTCCCTAGGTGAAGCTGCTTATTCTATTCAATGGACCGCGAAAGACCCTAAAATCTCACGGGATCTGCTTTTTATCATTCGACAGTCGAGAATTCCTCTGAAATTTAAGGTGGGAAAATATTACGTACCTTCTCTACATCTGCTAAGGAAG TTTATTTTTACAATACTGTCATACACATCATCCCTGGTGGCTATAGCAAGTCGGGAGACCCGGAACTAA